From one Enterococcus sp. DIV2402 genomic stretch:
- a CDS encoding ABC transporter ATP-binding protein produces MAEIILKTNQLTKTYKHQHALDNVNVTVRRGMIYGLIGENGAGKSTFMRAVMGLIHPTSGELSLFGGHTRKELLAARRKIGQSIETPALYLDLTGKQNMQIQVAYGGVSERQIEDLLALVKLNSAEKKKVKNYSLGMKQRLAIAMALVTNPELLILDEPMNGLDPLGIVEIRELLKQLVTEKGLTVILSSHLLSELSEIATHYGIIHNGKLIKEMSKEQLETETKKYIALCVDNPEQAIVVFNQLNIQNYRLVDTGTFRIFDHNEQISQINQALVQQDIAVTKIDVVNQTLENYFMDLIGGAQ; encoded by the coding sequence ATGGCAGAAATTATTTTAAAAACCAATCAATTAACTAAGACCTATAAGCACCAACATGCTCTAGATAATGTCAATGTCACTGTTCGTCGAGGCATGATTTACGGATTAATCGGTGAAAATGGTGCTGGAAAGTCAACCTTCATGCGCGCTGTAATGGGTTTGATTCATCCAACCAGTGGGGAGCTTAGCCTATTTGGCGGGCATACGCGCAAGGAGTTATTAGCTGCTCGCAGAAAAATCGGTCAATCTATTGAAACACCGGCATTGTATTTAGATTTAACAGGCAAACAAAATATGCAAATTCAAGTTGCTTATGGTGGCGTCAGCGAACGTCAAATTGAGGACCTCTTAGCTTTAGTCAAATTAAATAGTGCTGAGAAAAAGAAAGTCAAAAATTATTCACTTGGTATGAAACAACGGTTAGCGATTGCTATGGCCTTAGTAACTAATCCAGAGTTACTCATTTTAGATGAACCAATGAATGGCTTAGATCCTTTAGGAATTGTTGAAATTAGAGAGTTGCTAAAACAATTAGTCACAGAAAAAGGCTTAACGGTTATCTTGTCTAGCCACTTATTAAGTGAATTATCTGAAATCGCCACTCATTATGGCATTATTCACAATGGAAAATTAATCAAAGAAATGTCAAAAGAACAGTTAGAAACAGAAACAAAAAAATACATTGCTTTATGCGTGGACAATCCCGAACAAGCAATTGTAGTTTTTAACCAATTAAATATTCAAAATTATCGTTTAGTTGATACAGGAACTTTTCGGATTTTTGATCATAACGAACAGATTAGTCAAATCAACCAAGCCCTAGTACAGCAAGATATTGCGGTGACAAAAATCGATGTAGTTAATCAAACGTTAGAAAATTATTTTATGGATTTAATTGGAGGTGCCCAATGA
- a CDS encoding NAD(P)/FAD-dependent oxidoreductase, whose product MTQSMVDVVIIGGGPAGLYAAFYAGLRDLTVTVLEAQDELGGKINFYPEKFVWDVGALPATRGIDVRTNLIQQAQTFNANFYTSSKAVEITKEENVFYVEDEQGRIHPCRTVLFAIGGGIVSPKKLTVPIDTAVQDHVYYAFPDYRILKDTHMIVSGGGDGAVDYANECLKFTDNVTIIYRGEKLKAHEASVTSFKENGGKVVLASDIRAIRQNPAQRMELLLDDHTTLTADHLLVQHGHDRDSSFLDKLSFEFNREQDFYLSCDEPTITNIPGCFAAGDIQFSKGKVYLLAGAFQEAALSVNQIKQYLDPESYGHGMVSSHNEKFDDLNQALID is encoded by the coding sequence ATGACACAATCAATGGTTGATGTGGTAATTATTGGTGGCGGTCCAGCTGGGTTGTATGCTGCCTTTTATGCAGGTCTTCGTGATTTAACTGTAACAGTGCTTGAAGCACAAGACGAGCTCGGTGGAAAAATCAATTTTTATCCAGAAAAATTTGTTTGGGATGTCGGCGCACTTCCTGCAACACGTGGGATTGATGTACGTACGAACTTAATCCAACAAGCCCAAACGTTTAACGCAAACTTCTACACAAGCTCCAAAGCTGTAGAAATTACTAAAGAAGAGAACGTCTTCTATGTTGAAGATGAACAAGGACGCATTCACCCTTGCCGTACGGTGTTATTTGCAATTGGTGGTGGGATTGTTTCCCCTAAAAAATTAACTGTACCGATTGATACAGCCGTTCAAGACCATGTCTATTACGCCTTTCCAGACTATCGTATTTTAAAAGATACACATATGATTGTTTCTGGTGGTGGTGATGGGGCGGTTGATTATGCTAATGAATGCTTAAAATTTACAGATAATGTGACCATTATCTATCGTGGTGAAAAGCTAAAAGCCCATGAAGCTTCTGTCACCTCTTTTAAAGAAAATGGTGGAAAAGTAGTTCTAGCAAGTGATATTCGTGCGATTCGTCAAAATCCTGCGCAACGAATGGAACTCTTGTTAGACGATCATACCACTTTAACTGCTGATCATCTTTTAGTACAACACGGACATGATCGTGATAGTTCATTTTTAGATAAGCTTTCTTTTGAATTTAACCGCGAGCAAGATTTTTATTTGTCTTGTGATGAGCCGACAATTACTAATATTCCTGGTTGTTTTGCAGCAGGTGATATTCAATTTTCAAAAGGAAAAGTCTATTTGTTAGCTGGTGCCTTTCAAGAAGCAGCTTTGAGCGTCAATCAAATCAAGCAATATCTTGACCCTGAAAGCTATGGACATGGCATGGTTTCTTCTCATAATGAAAAATTCGATGACTTAAATCAAGCCTTAATTGATTAA
- a CDS encoding ABC transporter substrate-binding protein: MKKTLTLLATAFVFTLSGCGNTNDATDSTSSTDNKYPLTIKNVTKVEGGTEWTEKDQVFDKAPERVLANTRPAAELLLHLGLKDKIAGVGAVFGMDDPDVKAEFDELNHLSDGYINKETALSVDPDLIFGRGGLFDNAEWGNGTVDSINEMGIPTYVQETSTQNATFESVYNDIDNLGKIFDVEPAAESFKADLKEREQHLKDRVKEVGKDQSFVILFMSDPSEVSIYPAYGESFFNSMFDMIGLDNVLRDVQGDVSLETLIETDPDVLIVPDWTTTTAGTKKNDMIDAVLSNEKLSSMKAVKNKQVYSVDYNYMFGYGYQSLAGMELLIDEMYGEE; this comes from the coding sequence ATGAAAAAAACATTAACTCTTTTAGCAACAGCCTTTGTCTTTACATTAAGCGGCTGTGGAAATACAAATGATGCAACAGATAGCACAAGCTCAACGGATAACAAGTATCCCCTAACCATCAAAAACGTCACAAAAGTTGAAGGTGGTACAGAATGGACTGAAAAAGATCAAGTGTTTGACAAAGCGCCCGAACGCGTCTTAGCAAATACTCGCCCAGCAGCAGAGTTATTGTTACACTTAGGTTTGAAAGATAAGATTGCCGGTGTGGGAGCCGTGTTTGGCATGGATGATCCAGATGTGAAAGCTGAATTTGATGAATTAAATCATCTATCAGATGGGTACATCAATAAAGAAACGGCCTTGAGTGTTGACCCTGATTTGATTTTTGGTCGTGGTGGTTTATTTGATAACGCCGAATGGGGTAATGGAACTGTCGACTCCATTAATGAAATGGGGATTCCAACTTATGTACAAGAAACATCTACTCAAAATGCTACCTTCGAATCTGTTTACAATGACATTGATAACTTAGGAAAAATCTTTGATGTCGAGCCTGCTGCCGAAAGCTTCAAAGCAGATCTAAAAGAGCGTGAACAACATTTAAAAGATCGTGTCAAAGAAGTTGGCAAAGATCAAAGCTTTGTTATATTGTTTATGAGTGATCCAAGTGAAGTATCTATTTATCCTGCTTATGGCGAAAGTTTCTTTAACTCGATGTTTGATATGATTGGTTTAGATAACGTATTGCGTGATGTGCAAGGCGATGTTTCTTTAGAAACATTAATTGAAACAGACCCTGACGTGTTAATCGTTCCTGACTGGACAACAACGACAGCCGGCACGAAAAAGAACGACATGATTGATGCTGTGTTAAGCAATGAAAAATTATCAAGCATGAAAGCAGTTAAAAATAAACAAGTGTATTCAGTTGATTACAACTACATGTTTGGTTATGGCTACCAATCATTAGCGGGTATGGAATTATTAATTGACGAAATGTATGGTGAGGAATAG
- a CDS encoding ABC transporter ATP-binding protein: MLEIQNLSVKLGKKDIIQQLSLSMETNQFVGIIGANGSGKSTLLKTIYKGLVPTTGKIVYNEMDLLHTPAKKVAQKLSVVGQFNELSFDFTVFQMVLLGRTPHKRLLETDSQEDYDIVEHALHEMGLTDYRDESFLSLSGGEKQRVILARALAQQPEFLILDEPTNHLDIRYQLELMESVKNLNIGILAALHDLDLAAAYCDYVFAMKNGEIIAAGTPEEIFTETLIEELYGIRCVVYRNPITEHLAFHYYI, encoded by the coding sequence ATGTTAGAAATACAAAATTTGTCAGTCAAATTAGGGAAAAAAGATATCATTCAACAACTCTCTCTTTCCATGGAGACTAATCAGTTCGTAGGCATCATTGGTGCAAATGGGAGTGGCAAATCAACCTTGCTAAAAACAATTTATAAAGGTTTAGTACCGACAACAGGAAAGATTGTTTATAACGAGATGGATTTACTGCATACCCCTGCTAAAAAGGTGGCGCAAAAACTGAGTGTGGTTGGTCAATTTAATGAATTAAGTTTTGATTTTACGGTTTTTCAAATGGTTTTATTAGGTCGAACTCCTCATAAACGTTTGTTAGAAACTGATTCTCAAGAAGATTACGACATTGTTGAACATGCCTTACACGAAATGGGCTTAACAGATTACCGTGATGAAAGCTTTCTTTCTCTTTCTGGTGGTGAAAAACAACGGGTGATTTTAGCACGTGCACTGGCACAGCAACCAGAATTTTTAATTTTGGACGAGCCTACAAATCATTTAGATATTCGTTACCAATTAGAATTGATGGAAAGCGTCAAAAACCTGAATATCGGTATTTTAGCGGCTTTACATGATTTAGATTTAGCCGCAGCTTATTGCGATTACGTTTTTGCGATGAAAAATGGTGAAATTATCGCTGCCGGTACGCCGGAAGAAATTTTTACAGAAACATTAATTGAAGAATTGTACGGGATTCGCTGTGTCGTTTACCGCAACCCAATTACAGAACATTTAGCATTTCATTATTATATTTAG
- a CDS encoding FecCD family ABC transporter permease: protein MQLAKTINKPTLPRNAQFSITLGFVALFIFSILFSLGNGQADISFTDIWQILLYKTTHGALGSIDNVNQSVINIIWFVRTPRVLAAIFIGCGLAISGTVMQAVVQNPLADPYILGISSGASLGATFAIMVGFGTASIFSQISLSFSAFLGALLATFFVLLLSSFGGKMTSIKLVLSGTVINSIFGSISSLIVFLANNAEGMKTVTFWSMGSLASASWGKLPLLAIVTMLVSVFFSFQFRVLNTMLLGDEAAVTLGIPLATYRKLYMVIASLLTGLIVANSGMIGFVGLIIPHIVRGVYGSDHKKLLPMSGFVGALFLVWTDLLSRVLLPNTDLPIGILTAIIGAPIFIYIILKKEYRFGG from the coding sequence TTGCAATTAGCAAAAACAATTAATAAACCCACTCTCCCACGCAATGCGCAGTTTTCTATCACATTGGGATTCGTTGCACTTTTTATTTTTTCCATTTTGTTTTCATTAGGAAATGGCCAAGCCGATATTTCGTTTACTGATATTTGGCAAATCCTTTTATATAAAACAACTCACGGAGCACTCGGTTCGATTGATAATGTCAATCAATCCGTAATCAATATTATTTGGTTTGTTCGTACGCCACGAGTTTTAGCTGCCATTTTTATTGGCTGTGGGTTAGCGATTAGTGGCACGGTCATGCAAGCGGTGGTCCAAAATCCTTTGGCTGATCCGTATATTTTAGGAATTTCTTCTGGAGCTTCTCTGGGAGCGACCTTTGCTATTATGGTTGGCTTTGGAACGGCTAGTATTTTTTCACAAATTAGTTTATCGTTTAGCGCGTTTCTAGGCGCACTATTGGCAACTTTTTTTGTTCTTTTGCTTTCTAGTTTTGGCGGTAAAATGACTTCAATTAAGCTGGTCTTATCAGGTACCGTGATCAATTCTATTTTCGGATCAATTTCTAGTTTGATTGTCTTTTTAGCAAATAATGCAGAAGGAATGAAAACAGTCACGTTTTGGTCGATGGGAAGTTTGGCTTCCGCAAGTTGGGGCAAATTACCTCTTCTAGCTATCGTCACAATGTTGGTGAGTGTATTCTTTTCCTTCCAATTTCGAGTGTTAAACACGATGCTTTTAGGTGATGAAGCGGCCGTGACCTTAGGCATTCCCTTAGCAACCTATCGCAAGCTTTATATGGTGATTGCTTCATTGCTAACAGGTCTAATTGTAGCGAACTCCGGCATGATTGGTTTTGTTGGTTTAATTATTCCCCATATCGTGCGTGGTGTGTATGGTTCCGACCATAAAAAATTATTGCCAATGTCTGGATTTGTAGGTGCTTTATTTTTAGTTTGGACCGATTTATTGTCTCGTGTGTTATTACCAAATACAGATTTACCAATTGGTATCTTAACAGCAATTATCGGCGCACCGATTTTTATCTATATTATTCTTAAAAAAGAATATCGTTTTGGAGGTTAG
- a CDS encoding sulfite exporter TauE/SafE family protein produces the protein MKGLLYFLVIIFANTIGSVSGMGGGVIIKPVLDFIALDSVVAISFYSTVAVFVMSIVSTYRQVKNGMSMRFDLVSWISLGAVLGGIFGNLLFEALLHVADEKLVQLLQIILTIITLLFAFFYSRYEWKNFTLEGIPWYLLCGLILGFLASFLGIGGGPINVSVLMLMFAMPIKDATVYSICTIFFSQLSKLVTIASSTGFARYDLTMLWFVVPAAILGGLLGARASRMFSAKKVTIIFQGIILCVLLINIYNASRLF, from the coding sequence ATGAAAGGTCTCTTGTATTTTCTAGTCATTATCTTTGCAAACACGATTGGTTCTGTTTCAGGTATGGGCGGTGGCGTAATTATCAAACCGGTGTTGGATTTTATAGCACTGGATTCAGTGGTTGCCATTTCTTTTTATTCGACAGTCGCTGTGTTTGTCATGTCGATTGTTTCAACCTATCGCCAAGTTAAAAACGGGATGTCCATGCGTTTTGACTTAGTTAGTTGGATTTCATTAGGTGCCGTTTTGGGTGGTATTTTTGGAAATCTTTTATTTGAAGCGTTGTTGCATGTAGCAGACGAAAAGCTGGTTCAATTGCTTCAAATCATTTTGACAATAATCACCTTGCTATTTGCTTTTTTCTATTCTCGTTATGAATGGAAAAATTTTACGTTGGAGGGCATTCCTTGGTATCTTTTGTGCGGATTGATTTTAGGATTTCTTGCCAGTTTTTTAGGAATTGGTGGGGGACCGATCAATGTATCAGTTTTGATGTTAATGTTTGCAATGCCGATTAAAGATGCAACAGTGTATTCGATTTGTACGATTTTCTTTTCACAGCTTTCTAAATTAGTCACGATTGCTTCGTCGACAGGTTTCGCGAGATATGATTTAACCATGCTGTGGTTTGTTGTGCCAGCAGCTATTTTAGGTGGTTTATTGGGCGCAAGAGCGAGTCGCATGTTTTCTGCCAAAAAGGTGACGATTATCTTTCAAGGAATTATTTTATGTGTTTTATTAATTAACATTTATAACGCAAGTCGTTTATTTTAA
- a CDS encoding cytochrome ubiquinol oxidase subunit I codes for MMDIVTLARIQFAMTTVFHYFFVPFSIGTGLVVAIMETLYVTKKDEFYKKMAKFWGNIFLLSFAVGVVTGLIQEFQFGMNWSEYSRFMGDIFGAPLAVEALLAFFLESTFLGLWMFTWDKVSPKLHVVFMWLVFVGSMMSAFWILVANSFMQHPVGYTINNGRAEMNDFVALVTNPKVMYEFSHVIAGAITLGGIAVAGMAAFRLLKKNSLTELSRTVYQKSLRVGLWVGLVGSVAVLAAGDFQMKAMLETQPMKFAAAEGLYEDSEDPAAWTLVAWMNEKEKERVFGIEVPYILSILSYHELSGSVDGMNTINERLIEEYGERNYFPPVNALFWNFRVMAGFGMLMLMVSIVGLFFTRKKKPILYEKPWMLWIVALTTFAPFLANTAGWLLTELGRYPWTAYGLFTIEESVSPNVSATSLLISNISYFTLFTILGSIMVYLVVRTLKKGPDALEAAEHEEPTIDPFAGGAFNE; via the coding sequence ATTATGGATATTGTTACATTAGCTCGAATCCAGTTTGCGATGACAACTGTATTCCACTATTTCTTTGTACCCTTTTCTATCGGTACAGGATTAGTTGTTGCAATTATGGAAACTCTCTATGTGACGAAAAAAGATGAATTTTACAAAAAAATGGCGAAATTTTGGGGAAATATATTCTTACTGAGTTTTGCAGTAGGGGTAGTGACAGGACTTATTCAAGAATTCCAATTTGGCATGAACTGGTCAGAATATTCTCGTTTTATGGGAGACATTTTTGGTGCACCATTAGCCGTGGAAGCCTTACTTGCTTTCTTCTTGGAATCAACATTCTTAGGTTTGTGGATGTTTACTTGGGATAAAGTTAGCCCTAAATTACACGTTGTTTTTATGTGGTTGGTTTTCGTAGGGTCAATGATGTCAGCATTCTGGATTTTAGTTGCCAATAGTTTCATGCAACATCCAGTAGGTTATACAATCAACAATGGTCGTGCGGAAATGAATGATTTCGTGGCCTTAGTTACTAATCCGAAAGTAATGTATGAGTTCTCTCATGTTATTGCAGGGGCGATTACGTTAGGTGGGATTGCTGTGGCTGGGATGGCGGCTTTTCGTTTATTGAAGAAAAACAGCTTAACAGAGCTTAGTCGTACCGTATATCAAAAATCATTACGTGTCGGTTTATGGGTCGGTTTAGTTGGTTCAGTTGCGGTATTAGCAGCAGGAGACTTCCAAATGAAAGCAATGTTGGAAACACAACCAATGAAATTTGCAGCAGCAGAAGGATTGTATGAAGATTCAGAAGATCCCGCAGCCTGGACGCTAGTTGCATGGATGAATGAAAAAGAAAAAGAACGTGTCTTTGGTATTGAAGTACCGTATATTTTAAGTATTTTATCTTATCATGAATTATCAGGTTCAGTAGATGGAATGAACACCATCAATGAACGATTAATTGAAGAATATGGAGAAAGAAATTACTTCCCACCAGTTAATGCTTTATTCTGGAACTTCCGCGTAATGGCAGGGTTTGGGATGTTAATGTTGATGGTCTCAATAGTTGGCTTATTCTTCACACGGAAGAAGAAACCAATTCTCTACGAAAAGCCGTGGATGCTTTGGATTGTGGCATTGACTACTTTTGCACCATTCTTAGCAAATACAGCTGGTTGGTTATTAACAGAGTTAGGTCGTTATCCTTGGACTGCTTACGGATTATTTACAATTGAAGAAAGTGTGTCACCAAACGTTTCAGCAACATCCTTACTCATTTCAAATATTTCGTACTTTACGTTATTTACTATTCTAGGTTCTATTATGGTGTATTTAGTTGTTCGTACATTGAAAAAAGGACCCGATGCATTAGAAGCTGCAGAACATGAAGAACCTACAATCGATCCATTTGCAGGAGGTGCTTTTAATGAGTAA